The following proteins come from a genomic window of Limosilactobacillus reuteri:
- a CDS encoding GIY-YIG nuclease family protein yields MASEKYYIYVLYCADNSLYCGFTNNVKRRFHTHQTCQGAKYTRVKKRHPLKLIYSEEFESKHDALSAEYYFKHQTRRQKEKFLLDHGVDLLKLRRN; encoded by the coding sequence ATGGCAAGTGAGAAATACTATATTTATGTATTGTATTGCGCGGATAATAGCCTTTATTGTGGCTTTACCAACAATGTTAAACGGCGCTTTCATACTCATCAAACTTGTCAAGGGGCAAAATATACTCGTGTGAAAAAGCGTCATCCGTTAAAACTTATTTATTCAGAAGAATTTGAATCAAAGCATGATGCCTTGAGTGCGGAGTATTATTTTAAACATCAAACCCGCCGCCAAAAAGAAAAATTTTTATTAGACCATGGTGTCGATTTATTGAAACTACGGAGGAATTAA